CTGgggcgctcccgccgccggcccaACCTCCGCCCTCCGCTGGCTCCCCGCGCGCACCctgcgggccgggccgggccccgccggcGGGCGGTAGCAGCACCAGGTGGGCACAGCCCgggcccagccccggccccgccgcttgctccgccgcccgcgccaGCGCCAGCACCCGCGCCGCCCGCGCCATGCGGCGCCACTTCCGGCGCGGGACCGTGACGGCGcagccggggcggggccgccgccgtTCCCATGGCGACCGGGGGCGCGCGGGAGCCGCGCGAGGGCCGGACGGAGCCGGCGGGAGAGCGGCGGGTGCGGAGAGGGAACGGGAGCGGCCAGGGGGACGGGGAGACAGGGGAGGAACGGAGGGAACGGGAGCGGCCAAGGGGATCGGGGGGTCGGAGGGGGGACGGGGGGACAAGGAAGTGTATCTGTAACAGGAGGAACGGAGGGAACGAGAGCGGACAGGGGCTCCGGGGGTGACCGCTGTCCCCGCCGTCTCCCCGCAGGTTCCGGACGGCCTGGGGAggctgcgggagctgctggagctccgGCAGCGGCAGCTGCGGTCCCGCATCGCCGCCTGCGAGGAGCTGAGGGCGGAGATGGCCGCGCTGCGGGCGGCGCTGAGCTCTGGcccggcgggcggcgcggggccctGAGGAgccccgggggcggcggcgggagcggggatCGGCCCCGCGGAAGGGACCGAGGGGTTTGGGGCTCCGGGAACGCCCGGGCTAGCGCAGGGAGCGCTGACGGCCGCACTGCCGGGTCCCCCGCCGTGGCCTTGGAGCTCGCTCGGTGTCGCCGCGCTCGTGCCTTATCGCATTAAATTTACACTTCAGAATAAAGCGAGACGGGCTCGGTCCGTATCTCCCCACCCCCCGTGTGCTCCCAAGGCCGGTTCCTCCCTGGCCGCTCAGGGATCGGCGCTGCGGAGCTCAGCACAAACGCTGCGCTGTgcagggccctgctctgcccctgccgAGCCCGGCCTGCCGGCAGAGAGAGCCGAGAGGAACCAGCAGTTCCACGGCATGGAGGGAGGGCTGCCATGGGAGaggccccagctctgggtttCAACTCCTACCCGCACCTCACGGGACCAGAGTGGCCAAGCTAGGCCGGtgctgggagaggaaggaggaggaaaaggcaaaCGCTGCCTTTCAGGGTTGGAATTCCTATTCCTAATGGGACAGGGCATGACGCTCACACTCCTCTCCCACAGAATACTCTCAGGAAAAACTATTATAACACAATGTTTAAATAAGCATTTAATTAGGATTCCATTAGTATTAATATTGCTTTCAATTCCAAAAAGgttaatttccatttctttgcaGATATTTCAAAGTACAATATTAACTTCATACAAAATGAGCAATTAAGCAAACACCATTATTTCACATTCttcaaaaaatacaaattcataTTTACTCTTTTGGGTTTTGGAGATGTTCTTCCTTTGGAAGTACTGTACCTGTAACTAACATCTTCACATTGCTCAATATAAGCACATTTGTTGCCATGTTTCAGAGTTAAATAAATTCCTTTATTAGCACACACACATTCTTGAGAAACTGGGGTTTAGTTCAGCTGTCTCCAAAGCCCCAGGCGGtacagcccccccagccccaacagctcagctggagctgcccccggtgtggagccaggctgggctttgggCTGGGTGAGGCAAAACAGAGCAGGGTCAGCCCGAGCAGCGGGAGGACAAGAGAGTCACAAACCAGGAACACCAGCGACTGCAACTACAGCACTGCAAACACACCCTCGAGTCTGCTGGAAAAGGTcatgtgaaaaaaatctttttttaagaaaaagtagAAACTGCATTTGAGAAAGTGTACACTGCATAATGAACCAAATTTTGGCCAGCTTGCACACCACTGCAGCATGGTGTGGGGTTTCACCTAGTTCCAAAAACACACACTTAGACTAGGTACACTACTACATAAATATCCAGTTTAATTTGCATTTCTCAGTGCAGACACAGAATCCAACTTCTAGAACATGTGATAAGATATCAAGACAAGACacaaaaaagttaaaagttCAGCCCTGTCCATGAGAATTGACTACAGGTAACATTTATAAAAACTCGACATTGCTTCCAAAATATGTTGCGGAAAAAATAGTATACAATTAAAAACTCTGCAGTCAGAAATTCATAGGGTTTATTAAAGACATGCTCTTCTTTTTTGCCTTACAGTCCAAACTGACTCCAACAGTTCTGCCCCGCTAGCTCAGGTAACTCCTGCCAAGAACTTTTCACCCACAGATCTCAAATCATGTCATGGAGACAACACCCTGGCCTGGCTCCGTGGGGAGGATCCGAGGCAGTGCGAGGTTCTGAGCCCTGCCTGGTGTCTCCCGGCCAGCGGTGGAAGCGAGTTCGTGACAccagagctcctctgctctgccccactgACCCAGCTGCCTCACCTCAGAACAACCCAGCAAGAGCTGCTCATCTCTAATCAAGGACAGCTACCCTGGGCTCGGCTCCCCCTGCCGTGCCATGCCAaggctggctccagccctgaacccaGTTTATCTCGGAGGAGGAGTGCTGTAAACAGTTCACAGCGTTGCTGCACATCAGGACAACATTGTGGATGCCTACAGCCGTGCCACCCCCAAGAAATAAGGCAGTAACAGGACATCAGAAACCATCTTGAAGACAAATTTCAAAGGTGCAACATGCCTGTTTGAAAGCAGCTTGTCACTTGTGTTCCCACGTGGGTGACAGAACAAGGACAGGGGAAGAAGGACACACATCAAGGGACACGGCATGTCCAACAGGAGTGACAAGCAGCCCCCAGAAAGCATGAGAGAAAAGGCTGCTGAAGCACAGTGCTCTCAGAGGGTTATTTGCATAGATTGGACTTTGCTAACGATGCATAATTTGTCTGGGGCACGGGGGAAGGGCAGCACAGCACCCACCACACCTGTTCTGTCAGACAGACACACACGGACCACGCGGGACAAGGATCTTTAGCTACAGGTATTGCACCAAGTTAAGTGCTCATCTTTGCACACATCTGTTAACTTTTACTCAGagcaaaaataaactttgtgAAAGTATATACAAAAGAAATTGCAGCAATTGGGTTAAAGATAAAATAACCTAAAGTGCATTTTAGATACCAGTATGAGGTTCTGCAAACTTGTCTTCCTGGGGACACTCAGCATTATACAAGTGTCCAACTCATACTTTGTTCCATGTAATTCAGTACCAGCATTCAATCAGTGCTGATTTTCTACCccatccccccaccccccacctaCAAGCACAAAAAGCAGTTTCTCCAACCTTCAGCTGCACACCAAGTGTGCTCGCTTGGGTCCTTGCTTGTTGACCAAAGCTACCAAAGTCAGTAACTTGACCCCCTCTACATATTTGAGCTTCTACACCCATCTAGAAACTATGAGTGACCAAGTAAACCCCCACTAGCACAAAACAGGTGACCTAGAACAGTGCACTTTTGCTCTCTAGCTGATAATTAAAGGGGTTCATGCAGACTTTGTAGAGGCAGGCACGCTGTTCCCAGAGACTCCAACACATTTACCCTTTTCTGGGAATCCAGGGCAGAAACTCTCCCTTTCATTAACAGAATATGCTAAATACTGGGGCAGCAAGGAGAGGACAGGAAAATCTCTGGCCTTGCAGAATCTCAgggctttgctgcagctgcccttGATCTCCTCCCATCCCAGCATGGCACAGACTGCCCTGGAGCACAGTCTGATCACACAGTACTAGGGATGATACAAATGTGAAAACATCTCAGACACACGCAGCACAAACACTCTGGAAAGCAGATGGGACGATAAACAACAACAGCACACACCTGTAAAACACAGTGGATGCACAGCCCGTGTGCCTCAGTACAAGCTTTAACCAGTTCCACCTGAATTGCAGCCTGCCTGATGCATGTATAAGAGGGAAATGGCAAACCCAATGCACCAAAGAATCAGCAGGACATAGTGCTTTTCCTggaacacaacaaaaaaaaacccagcagctgtgaagagaaacagcagagattgaccctgggcactgctgcccatCACTGCAGCTTCACACTGAGCTTCCCAGTTCAGAGACTTTGGTAGTTTCTTCTACTCATTTCAGTCACAAAAGAGTTTCTGAAGATGCTCTCTGGTCCAACCAGGAGCGTGTTTTAGGTTGACTAAGTCATAAGTAGCAAAAGTAAAAAAGCCTCCCTAAAGGCTGTGAAGGCTCAGAAGCGGTTGCTAAATTGCCCAGCTGTCACAGTGCAGGCCACATCTGGGACCCTTGTCCCCCATCAGAGGTAACCCCCACTGGGGAATCTTCACACTCCTGCATCAGCAGTCGCCCACAGGCACACATCCACACCCACTCACCCTCAAACACCACAGCTGCACTTGGCCAAAGAAAATGCCCGAAGCCACAGTGAAGAGGCACCAGAGGGACTCCAGGCAGCGCTCACTCCCCTCTCAAGTGGAGCTCTAGGCAGAGTAGCTGGCAGGAAACTCCTCTGCGAGGACAGTCCCAACCATGCAGGCTTGGGACTATGTTTTTTGTGTTCAAAGCAGTTCTTGCTGCCATGCAACTCAACTGCAGCACAAAATGAAGCTgtagaagaaaagcaaaggagcCACCACCTTGCTGCCCTCCTAGGATTGCCATGACAGgaacaaaacaagaaatgctTTGTTAACCTGTTTTGTGGATGCCAAACCTTGTTGCTGCAGGACTCGCAGCCCTGCTACAACAGCCCTGCCACGCACCCAGAGGAAACACCACCATCATGTGTGATGCCCTCGAGTtcatccctgcagctgccaacACCGAGCTCTCTGCCCTGGTACAGACACGTGGTGTGTCCCAGGCACGGAGTGTTCCTGGCACACCCGTCTGCCCTCACGGGACATGGTTCTTTCCCTTCTGCACCTCACAGAAGCTGTGTAGGAGGGAAAGGCCAGTTCCCTTCAGTCCCTTTCCACCCGTGCCTGGGCAGTGCATTCTCAGGGGAACAGCAGAGAAGTGGCTGAAGCCAGTCTCAGTGTTGGTCAGGGTACACTGAGCATGTCACAGGAGGGTTTAACACCTGCTGATCACCAGGCAGCACTCACAGGGTTCTCTCCTCCCCAGAGGtacagagagcagctctgatcAAACACAAAGAGTGAAAGACCTCTATCCACTACAGTTTGTATTCCTAAATTGAGTGCAGGACACTCCCCACTAATTGGCTTACAGTCATTATCTTTGTATCTCACTAATGACAGCACTGTAAACTGAATAAAGACTATTTAATATTCTTTCCTTTAACACAAGAAAACTGACAGACAAAGCGAGAAAGATGGATAAAAACTATAaaatcacatattttaaaataatgcagcATAAATAAACCATTTAGAATGAGACTGCATTTATTGCAACATTACAGGCTTTTTGGTGGAAGGTGGGGGTTTGGATTCGATTTACCCTGAGTAGGTTAGACTATAGACTCTCAGTTTGATATGAAAAACTATTGTGTTGTGTAACATCTTTTAGTCAAGAAATAGCCCCGTGCACAAAAAGCTGGCATTGCAGTAGGCTGGAGGCAGAGTCAGGCAGAAATTCTACAgctcactggaaaaaaaaaaaacatgtatgGACAGCTGAAGGACAGACTCACTGAGTTCAAACTGAATTTATGTTGAATCTTTCTCAAAATTTTCTTAAGGGTTGTTCTTCACAAAAGATGAGAGTAACCAGCAAAGGCACCGTGCTCCTGATTCAACAGGGTTAGCATGATGACTTGTTGCTGAACAGAGCCTAAGAAATCAAAAGAGCAGCAGGCACCAACCTGACCCTCACTGCAGCCTTTGGAGAGGCCAAGAGACTCTGGAGCCAGAGCCAGCTGCGGCTCCGACTGTGCTTCCATGTTGTGACACAGTGTCTGCAACACACTTGAGTCCTAGTGGAATTAAATTAACAGATCTATTAGGGCCACAAGGTACTTGTGCCCTGCTGAAATAAACTCCCCCAAAGCTCCTGGAGGCTTCAGTAAGAGCATCAGTACACAGCAAAACCAGACACTAACTCCTCACCAGGTATGTGACAATCACATTTAAATCACACTGCAGATAAATGTTCTCCCCCAGCTATGCATTTCCTCCCCCACAGCCTCCTTTCCTGGGCTCCCCTTTAGTGCATGGTTAGTAGAGACATGAGAGACAGGAGAAGATTAGAGACCCAAGAAGTTGTAACAAAGACCCACTTGCTGCCAGTACCTTAATCCCAAACGTAAGTGATGTGCAATTGGAGACAAAGTAAccccccttttccttttaaaaatctttttgcaCACAAGTAACCTTAACTTCTGTGTTCACATATGACAAGCAAAAGTGACAGACAGTGCAGCCAAAACAGTTCATATATAACTtagctatttcttttttttttaccttttctttttttagataGAAACTCAAAGGTGGATGTACCTGGGACGTGACTAAGATGACATCCGTGAAGCAGAAACTTCCAAAGAGGAAGGAATAGGAATCGATCCTTCAGTTTCTGCTTCTAAGGAGAAGGCTTTTACCCTCCAGGTGCAAAGGAAAATCTGGAACATCTTCACTTAGAGAAGCTGCTATTCAAACCAATTTCTTCCTCACCCTGCAGTAGTGCTTCAATTGGAATTATATTAGACGGGGTTTCAGGGCTTTGGAGGGACAGGAAGTCCGATACATCCATGGCACTTAATGTTTCAGTCTGGGAGTCTGAAGGGTTAACTATCTGACTGCTCTGCCCacaaggaggaggagcagaggaggaaggaaaggtctgaggctgcagctgggaagctGGCTGCTCCAAAGCTTTTGAATCAGGTGAGGAACATTCCTTCTTAATGGTGGAGGTGGCTTTGTCCTTGGCAGAGTCTCTGCAGGCACACTGGCACTGGCAGGCCTCCTCCTGCTTTATAATGATAACAGGAACGCTGAGACCAATCTGCTGAACAGGGTTTCCTGAAGgtgaaacaaagacaaaacacaaTGGAACTACATAATttcacagcagggagagagaaatcaGCTTTGTTCAATTCAGTATCACACTTACCTGTGTTACCAGCTACTGGTAATGCAGTGgtaaaaaacaccttttctaCTACTTTTGGAACTTGtggctttaaagaaaaaaaaacaaaacaaaacaaaaccacaaacaaacaaaaaaacaaataaaaaacaacaacaaaaaaaccaaacaaaaaacaaacaaacaagaaaaaaagtgtgaatGGACTTGAATCAAATTTCTGTTGTTCAAACTCTAAACAGCAATATACATATTCCAAAGGGACACACAGGAAAACTGAGCACAACGTTTTGTTTCAGTGGTCCTAATGATTGGGCATAACATCCCCTGCATTATTTGCTGGCGAACTCAGCTTGTGGGTTTTGACAATTCAGTGACTGAATTCTCAAACACTGCTGTGTGTGCTCCCACTGCCTGTACCTACAGCTGAGAGCCTAAGTGGCACCAATACTGTCAAAGAGAAAACTCCTGAAGTTTCAGCTATCCTGATTTACTGGAAAACCACAAGCATTCTCTTTCcagaaaatctcttttcatTATCAGTCAAAATTAGGCAGAGACAGAGATTACAAAATGCCTTACAAAACACAACCTCTACAGAGTCTTTTCTGCTTCTATGCATTAAAAGCAATACATTAAGGTCCATGTGTATCCTCAGGCCTGGTGATGTCCTGTCCTGGATAAACACACTGACACCTGCTGGCAAGTCCACCACGAGGAGAAAGAAGATAGTAAGATCTTTCTGCACCCTGGGTTTCTCTGTGCTCTACTTATTTCCCTCTCTATTCCAGGGGCTGCATTGGTGATATGTATACACATTAACATGCCACGCATTATACTACACTGCATCCTGGGGTTTATCTTACAGGTTTCACCCTCTCCCTTTTCAAAAGCAAGGGCTCCAAAGCCCAGCTGGATGTACTGACCATTTGTTCTTGGCTTTGTGGGGAACCAGTGGCACCATTTAAGATCCATTGTAAGTTCTGCTCTCCCATGACAATGCTGGACTGCAGAATGGCGGTGCTTGGAGAAGGAGTAATGGTTATAGTGGGGTTACTGGTCAAAACAGGGTTTGCACCAACAGGCACAGTCTGAACTACAGCTGGCAGGGGCTCAGTGGCACTCGGGGCTGTTGGGGCAGGAGCCCCAGCAACCACTGACAGTCCCTGAACAATGGGCTGCGGCGgaggctggctgtgctgcaggaagtCTTGGTGACTGGCTGCAAACGGTGTGCTGTGAGGAACAGGCACTTCTGGGGATTGTAAAACAGTTGCAGGATTCCCAAATGCAGCTGGCTGTGAGCTGGGTGCTATggaggagggggcagcaggTGCTGGCGAAGCTTGCAGCGCCGCCTGCGCGGGCTCAGGGAGGCCAAGCTGCAGGACAAGGGGGAGGGACAAGGAGGCTGCGTCTCCTGCTGGGGGCGGGACCGCAGCCACCGAGTCCGCGTCGCCGTTAAACCCTTCAATCAAGGAAGCTGctgaaagagaaacagaaaaaatataaatacatctGTTCTCATTTGGTCTGAATTAACTGCTTTTTCAATGAACTTATCAGCTAGCTCATGGATTTTTACCAAGTAAATAATTACCACGTTCTTAACTTCAGAGTAGTGCTCAAAACCAACCCTAGACATTGAAATCTAAAAGTAGCTGCAAATTCAGGAAGTTGGTAACACTGGGCTCTACACTGAGCCTGATCAGGCTCATCAGCTCTCTCTAATAAGCCTTTTATCAGCTGTGCAGCAACTTCAAGAAAACAGGATTATGTGGACTGCTTGAGAGCTCCTGTGCCAGTACAGCAGGACAGTGTGCTGGGTCACctcccctgtcactgcctgtCACACCATGCATCCCAACACCAATGAATTTCAACCCTGAAGTTCTTTTTGCTTCTTAGAGTTATGTTGGGCCTTAAGCTTCAGCCTAAAATGCTGAATTCAGTACATGCATGCAGAACTGTCAAAAAGTTCTCTGTAACAGCAGTGCAGATACAACTGGTACCTGTCTGCTGAGAGTCATCCTGGTTTGCAGTGTGGTCTGGGCTCTGAAACATAGACTCAAAGATGCTTGCTGGTGAGATTGTGCTGAGGTCCTGTCCATGTGTctgacaaacagaaaacaaagaggaagaTATCAGACAATGTTGTATCAGGTTCAAGCCGTGTGTGCATGTCAGAAACACTCCTCCAAAGAACCAGCCACCCTCAGGAATGGCAGCACCTATTACTTACATGCTGTAAAGTTACACCTAGTTTTTATTACCTGTAACCAAATTTACCAACATAATGAGCAACCTCTACAAAAATAAGTAACTTcttcaaaagtaaaatatattccTCTGCATCCACTCTTTGTTTAACCCTTATTTCTTACAGTACTCCATCAGAAACAGACATTAATTGGCTGCTTGCAGAACCTTTtctggagcagaaaaaaaatagctccCTTTTGTATCCTGGACTATGCAATTCTAGCCACCCACACTGCTCGAGGAGCAGAATACACACAGAGCTGCACCCTGCTCCCACACCACAGCACAAAGAACAACACAAGAACACTGTTATGGTAAAATCAGATGCAGAGCTTTCTACAGCAGGTTGAACTAAGCACTGCACATTTTGGAggacaaaaaccaaaactcaaATGAGGATGAGGTAATTCCAGGACAATAACTCACTGGATTAGAGTTCTCCCGCAATTCTGAATCTGTTGATATGAGGCTTAAATCACTCAGACAAAGTGAGTGACTTGTAtcctgtgaaaaagaaaaacaatttggaTTATGTATTAAAACAATaatgtcagaaatattttaaattaattttgagagTCTATGCTTATATGGGATCCAGGATCTCAGTTCTAAAACCAAAGGAACAAGATTTTTAAGCAAAGGATATTTAGCAGCTATCAAGGATTCTTAATATCTCAGTCAAAGTACTTCCAAAAAGTCATATAACCCAGAATTCTAAATTAGCATAGGAACAAATCaacttttagaaaataataaaaaataaaaccttcccAGTTATTATTTTTAGTTAGTATCTATTTTACTTCACATGTTTACCCCACAGTATTGATTCCAACTGAAGCACACACAAGGAAAGCAGCCTGATGGATACAACTGCCCACATGCACACGTGGCAAAGTGAGCACTTCGAAAATCCCAGCCTTAAATGTTACACCTTAAGAACAAGCTGCAGAACAAATGATTTCTTCCCAAGGTATGGTTTATATCCACCTAACACAGAAACATTAAGCAGAAGTGCTACTAACCTCAGACACATTGTTATTGGAAAGTGCATTATAGGTATGTCCCTTCTCATGACCTTTCATGTGACTCTTGAGACTGTACTGAGTACTGAAAGTCTTCTCACAGCCATTGCTGGGACAGAAGAAGGGTTTCTCCCCTAGAGGCAGCACAGAACACATGTAACAGACTTAAACATCCTATCAGACACACACTTTTAAAGCACCTGGCAGAGCAGTATTTCATACAAATATGTTGGGGAAtggctgcaggaacagggcCATGGATCAATGGAACAATTGTTCCAGCAATCCTCTgtttaaaaccccaaaacagctctgtgcctgggaatCAGTACACTGTGCTTGGCCTAAGAACAGCACACATTGCATGTATAGATAGAACGATATTGAGATATGAGTTGTACAAGAACTGCATGTAAAACAAGATGTACTTAGTAAAGTACAAAATGTATCAAGTTAGAGGATGAAGAACTTAGATGCAGCTGAAACTGCAGGTAGGAGAACATGGAACAGTGAACCTTTATGAATTAACCAATGAGAAGCTTGTTGCTGACATTGCTTGTAAAAGACTATATAAACTGACAGGATCTTTGAATAAATCGGAGCTTGCTTATCAATCATATTGATTGTGTGCTTGTCTTCCCTCTCCGCTCGCGGCACAAACAAGATTTGCAATGCCTCTTCACACATTCATTATTCCTGGCAGTCCTGCAGGTGAGTGCTTCCATCTCACCATGAGAACTGACACGCAAAACAATATTTAATTGTTATGCATCATTACTGGTACATTTGTGAAAACATGTTCATTGAATTCAAGACCTGTCCAGCATAAATTTAACTGCACAAATGGAAAATTTGGATTGGCCTGATGCAGGTGCAGGAGTTTGCACTTGGCCTTTTGAAACTCATGAGGTTCACAGGGGCACACTCCTCCAGCCTGCAAAAGTCTCTCTGGATGCCATCCCCTCCCTCACACGTGTCACCTGAGCCACTCAACTCAGTGTCACTCCCATATTATATGTAACTATAAATTCCTATTAGGATTCTGAGAATTGGTATAAACTTAACAAGctcaattaaagaaaattaaaaaaaaaaataacacagaacTTACCAGTATGTGTTCTAACATGTGTTTTGAGGTGGTGGCTTGCAGCAAAAGCCTTCCCACAGCCATCATGCTCACACCTGAATGAGGCATCAAAGGAGAGTCAGCATCAGCCCCCTTCAATGCATTAGCTACAACCTTAAATCATGCTTTGCAGTAGTCCCAGGACTCCAAAAAGCAGGCCCAAAGCTTTATTAGCTAACAGCAGCTGCTATGCATGCTACACAcatcagagcagggctgtgagtAGGACTTTAAAATCCAAGGATGAAGGCAGTATTTGGAGGAATGGAATACACATTGCatcccagcagagagcagcaatgTGCTTTAAAAGATGCTCACCAAAGAACAGGTTTATGTTTAAAAAACTACCTTAACTATATTTGCCTTTTAGGACAATCACTGCACCCACTGTTAAAGGCAGGTGGGGGAGCTTGAGAACGAACAGGCTCCAATGCCAGCAAGCCACCTTCACTTATTTCTCAGGAGAATACCATTCCATTCAGAGCAGTAACAGCTGCTTTTTGGCACAGGTGTCTCATTACCTGAGCCACAGAAGCCAGAACACCAGCCAGCAACTCACCGAAATGGCTTTTCTCCTGTGTGTGTTCGAATGTGCTTCCTCAGGTCACTGTGCGTTGTGAAGTATTTGCTGCAGCCTTCTGATTCACAGTTAAATGTTTTCCCTGTGTGAAGCCTCTGATGTGCTTTCAACCTAAAAAACATGTCCAAAACATCCCTCTCAGGACTGGTGGGATAAGACAGACCTGGCCTGAAGCAAGTAAGCCTCATTCTTTCAAATGTGCAGGCCAGGATCAAAGGCTTAATATATCCTGAGCAGAAGGTAATGAGCTCATGAAAGTGACTGCTATCAGTTCCAAAGTCCTCCAACAAGTCTGAGAGACCCTTGTGCCATGCACCACCTTCAATGCTATTGGAATATAAAGAAGTCACCACAGTTCTGTCATCCTACCCTTTGGACAGCATTGCCACACCTGAGGGGTTTATATTCATACCTGCACATGGAAGAAGCAAAACAGTTCTGTTCAAACATAAACACAAAGTAGATGCAACTTGCAGAACAATAACAGTCACACCTACAAGAAAACTCGCCAGAGCCttcccacctggagtgctggaCACCTTCTCACCTGTACAGTGTTGGAACATCCTCTCACCTGTACAATATTG
This region of Vidua macroura isolate BioBank_ID:100142 chromosome 25, ASM2450914v1, whole genome shotgun sequence genomic DNA includes:
- the MTF1 gene encoding metal regulatory transcription factor 1 isoform X2; translation: MGENSPEGNAICYEAEEDDLAQDENMMRFPDKNGLVSSSSGTVYDRTTVLIEQDHSVLEDEEDEGQCGDHLPFLPEGHEEGFHLLADHEGMSQGYVQHIISPDQIHLTINPGSTPMPRNIEGATLTLQSECPETKRKEVKRYQCTFEGCPRTYSTAGNLRTHQKTHRGEYTFVCNQEGCGKAFLTSYSLKIHVRVHTKEKPFECDVQGCEKAFNTLYRLKAHQRLHTGKTFNCESEGCSKYFTTHSDLRKHIRTHTGEKPFRCEHDGCGKAFAASHHLKTHVRTHTGEKPFFCPSNGCEKTFSTQYSLKSHMKGHEKGHTYNALSNNNVSEDTSHSLCLSDLSLISTDSELRENSNPTHGQDLSTISPASIFESMFQSPDHTANQDDSQQTASLIEGFNGDADSVAAVPPPAGDAASLSLPLVLQLGLPEPAQAALQASPAPAAPSSIAPSSQPAAFGNPATVLQSPEVPVPHSTPFAASHQDFLQHSQPPPQPIVQGLSVVAGAPAPTAPSATEPLPAVVQTVPVGANPVLTSNPTITITPSPSTAILQSSIVMGEQNLQWILNGATGSPQSQEQMPQVPKVVEKVFFTTALPVAGNTGNPVQQIGLSVPVIIIKQEEACQCQCACRDSAKDKATSTIKKECSSPDSKALEQPASQLQPQTFPSSSAPPPCGQSSQIVNPSDSQTETLSAMDVSDFLSLQSPETPSNIIPIEALLQGEEEIGLNSSFSK
- the MTF1 gene encoding metal regulatory transcription factor 1 isoform X1 produces the protein MGENSPEGNAICYEAEEDDLAQDENMMRFPDKNGLVSSSSGTVYDRTTVLIEQDHSVLEDEEDEGQCGDHLPFLPEGHEEGFHLLADHEGMSQGYVQHIISPDQIHLTINPGSTPMPRNIEGATLTLQSECPETKRKEVKRYQCTFEGCPRTYSTAGNLRTHQKTHRGEYTFVCNQEGCGKAFLTSYSLKIHVRVHTKEKPFECDVQGCEKAFNTLYRLKAHQRLHTGKTFNCESEGCSKYFTTHSDLRKHIRTHTGEKPFRCEHDGCGKAFAASHHLKTHVRTHTGEKPFFCPSNGCEKTFSTQYSLKSHMKGHEKGHTYNALSNNNVSEDTSHSLCLSDLSLISTDSELRENSNPTHGQDLSTISPASIFESMFQSPDHTANQDDSQQTAASLIEGFNGDADSVAAVPPPAGDAASLSLPLVLQLGLPEPAQAALQASPAPAAPSSIAPSSQPAAFGNPATVLQSPEVPVPHSTPFAASHQDFLQHSQPPPQPIVQGLSVVAGAPAPTAPSATEPLPAVVQTVPVGANPVLTSNPTITITPSPSTAILQSSIVMGEQNLQWILNGATGSPQSQEQMPQVPKVVEKVFFTTALPVAGNTGNPVQQIGLSVPVIIIKQEEACQCQCACRDSAKDKATSTIKKECSSPDSKALEQPASQLQPQTFPSSSAPPPCGQSSQIVNPSDSQTETLSAMDVSDFLSLQSPETPSNIIPIEALLQGEEEIGLNSSFSK